Within Butyrivibrio fibrisolvens, the genomic segment GGCAGCGAAGGGACTCCTTCTTCCTGTAACCAAGGATTTCGATACTATAAGTGCAGATCTTCCTGAGAGTGCACTTACAGCAGTTACTGTTGATGGTCTTACATATGCAGTTCCATTCTCACCTAATACATATTTCATGTATTACAACAAGGATCTTTTTACAGAAGAAGAGGTCAAGAACCTTGATACTATGATGGCCAAGGATCTTGGAGATGGCAAGTGGAATTTCAGTACACAGATCACAAACTCCTGGTACATCGAGAGCTTCTTCCTTGGAGCAGGATGTACACTCTTTGGACCTGACGGAAAAGATGCAGCTGACTGCTCATTCAATGATGAAAATGGTCTTGCAGCAGGTGAGTACCTTATCGATCTTGCTACAAATCCTAAGTACCTCGAAGATGCTGATGGTGTCGGCGGTTCAGCCTTCAAGGAAGGTAACCTTGGCGCAGTAACATCAGGTGCATGGAGCGCAATCGAGTTTAAAGAAGCTCTTGGCGATAAGCTTGGCGCAGTTGCTCTTCCTACAGCCAATATTGGCGGCAAGGAAGTTCAGCTTTCTAACTTTGTAGACTTTAAGACTATCACAGTTAAGTCCAATACTGCATATCCTCTCTGCGCACAGCAGCTTGCAGTATACCTTGCAAACCCTGAGAACAGCCTTACAAGATACAAAGAGCAGGGCGATGTACCTGTACTTAAGTCTCTTGCAGACAGCGATGATATCAAGAATGATTTCGTAGCAAGCGCCCTTAATGATCAGGCAGCTCTTGCAACTAACCAGCCTAGCATCCCTCAGATGGGTGACTACTGGACACCTGCTCAGGCACTTGGAGAAGGAATCTATAACGGTGATATCACCAAAGCTAATCTTCAGGACAATCTTGATGCACTTGTAGACAGCATTACAGGAACACTTACAGAGTAAAAAGGTATGACTGTATAGTATTCAGGGGGCTGCTTATGGCGGTCCCCCTTTATCTTTGAACGGAGCATATACATTATGAACAATGAGTACAAGGATAGAAACTTCATAACTATTTTTACCAAAGGAGACATCTTTTCAAAGCTCTCCTATGTTTTTTGCGGACTTGCCAATATCCGTCACGGTCAGATAATCAAAGGTTTATTGTTCTTCCTTTTAGAAGTTTCCTATATCTTTTTTATGTTTTTAAAGGGAGGCTCCCTGTTATATGACCTTTCTACACTGGGTGAGAATACTCAGGGGATGGCATTTAACGAAAGCCTCGGAATCTATGAGATGCAGCAGGGAGATAACTCTATGCTGATACTTCTCTACGGCGTTATGGCTGTAGTTGTCAGCGCTGCTTTTATAGCAGTATGGCTTTTTTCTATCTATTCAGGTGAAAATGCCAGAAAAAATCATATGGCAGGCAAGCATGTCAATAATTTCATTCAGGATGTAGCCAGCCTTGCAAATGAGAATATTCGTTTTCTGTTCCTGGGTATACCGGTTGCAGGACTTTCTATATTTACGGTAATGCCTCTTTTATACATGATACTTATGGCATTCACCAACTATGACTCAGAGCATCAGCCTCCGGGCAATCTCTTTGACTGGGTAGGATTTACAAACTTTAAAACGCTTCTTTCAGCAGGTGACAGACTTTCAGGAACCTTCTGGCCTGTTCTTGGATGGACTTTAGTATGGGGATTTCTGGCAACATTTTCCTGCTACTTTGGCGGAATGATACTTGCCATGATCATTAATTCAAAAGGTATTAAGTTCAAAAAGTTCTGGAGGACTATTTTTGTCTTTACCATGGCTATACCTGCATTTATCTCACTTCGAGTAGTTGCGACTATGCTTGGTGAAAGGGGCATTTTTAATGTTCTTTTGCAGCAGTGGGGATTTGCCTCTTCAGCCCTTCCATTTCTGAGTAATACCATGTGGGCCAGGGCATCAGTTGTAATAGTTAACTTCTGGATCGGTGTACCTGTAACCATGCTCATGGTAAGCGGTATCCTTATGAATATTCCGGGAGAGCTTTACGAAAGTGCCAAGATTGACGGTGCAAGCCCTTTTACCATGTTTAGGAAGATAACATTCCCTTATATGTGGTTTGTTACAACTCCGTACCTTATTTCTAACCTTATAGGTAACTTTAACAACTTTAACGTAATCTACTTCCTTACAGCAGGAGAGCCGCACACACTTGATTATTACAAGGGCGCAGGCAAGACAGACCTTCTTGTAACATGGCTTTACAAGCTGACCAAAGATAGTAACGACTATAACCTTGCAGCTACTATCGGTATCATCATATTTGTTATATCCGCAACCTTTACACTTATCTCTTTCTCAAGATCTAACGCAATTAAGAATGAGGAGGGCTTCCAGTAATGAAAAAAATAGTAATAGGACTTAACCTAAGGCACTTCTATAAAGCCTTGGCAGCAGTGATATTTGGCTTTATAAGCCTTTTCCTTCCTTATGTATCAAGAGATGGGATGAGATCTTCACTTATAGGAACAGCCTTTAAGCTGTTAGCTGCATCTGAAAGCTCGAAGATCACATTTTTTGTATACCTTACAATTATTCTTACAGTTATATCTTTTGTATTTGGTCTTATTAACCTTTTTAAAACTTCAGTTAAGACCATGAAGATATGGCAGTGTGTTCAGGCGTTAAGTACAGTTTTTTGGACCTTCCTTATTTTTTCATCCAAGATGATCTTAGAAGCAGCGCATCTTCAGACATCTTTTATGAACAAGTATTTAGGAATAGGTTTCTGGATAGGCCTTATAGCTGCATATGCAGGTCTTGTATTTATCATGAAGACTACACAGACCAATACAGGTTATATAGTTCTTACAATACTTGGAACTATATGGATGTTTCCTATTTTGTGGATCATACTTACTGCTCTTAGAGCAGAGCAGGGCTATTATGTAGGATACTTCTTCCCACATAAGCTTACGCTCCAGAACTTCATTAACCTCTTTAGTAATGAAAGTGTCCTTCCTTTTGGAAGATGGTGGGTTAACACTATGATAGTTGCTATCTGCAGCTGCGTGATCAATACACTTATCGTACTTATGACATCTTTCATTCTAAGTCGTACAAGATTTGGAGGAAGAAAAAAGTTCATGAACATCCTGATGATAATCGGAATGTTCCCCGGATTCATGTCACTTATAGCTGTTTACAACATCTTAAAGGGACTTGGCCTTAACCAGTCTCTTATGGCACTTATCATTGTAGGCGCTGCAGGTGCTGCAATGGGATATCATGTCAGCAAAGGATTTTTTGACACGATCCCTAAGGCTATTGATGAAGCTGCTATCATAGACGGAGCGTCAAGATTTCAGATATTCACACATGTAACACTTCCACTTTCCAAGTCCATCATCGTATATACAGTCCTTGGCAACTTCCTTGGAGCGTGGTCGGATTACATCTTCCCAAGTATGCTCTTTGGTGACAAGCAGAGCTCTTACACAGTAGCAGTAGGTCTTTACTGGCTGACAGACTTTAGACGTATCGATACCTACTATACACAGTTTGCCGCAGGCGCTGTTGTAGTAGCAGTACCTATCGTAATACTATTTGTTTGGCTCCAGAGATTCTATGTTGAGGGTCTTTCTGGTTCTGTTAAGGGTTAGTTAATAAATTTTAGGTAAAGTATATGGATAAATTTTTAGATAGTATTTATAGCGACGGTACAAGGGGATTTGTCTCAGATCCTCTTCCGCGTCTGCATGAGAAAGTAAGAATAAGACTTAGGATGTTAGAAAGTGCTCCTGTAGTAGATGTAATGATAAGACAGATGGTCAATGGCGCTGAAAGATACATCCCTATGGACAAGGTGTTTACTAAAGGCGGCCTTTCTTATTATGAAGCTGTGATCACAGTCAATGAGCCAAGAGTAAGCTACATTTTTGCAATAACAACCAAAGACAATTTCTATTTCTACAATCAGCAGGGTATCACGACTTATGTGCCTGATTATAGGCACGACTTTGTGCTTCTTGCAGACTACCCTCAGCCTGACTGGATCAAGGGTGCAGTCTTCTACCAGATTTTCCCCGAAAGATTCTGTAATCCTGATGCCAAAGACTACACCTGGACAGGTAAGGAAGAGTTCTTCGGAGGAGATCTTAAGGGTATTATCAGTAAGATTCCCTATCTTAAAGATCTTGGAGTTACTGCTGTATATCTTAATCCTGTTTTTTCAGCCAATACCAATCACAAGTATGACTGCATAGACTATTTTCACGTAGACGAGCATTTTGGAGGAGACGAGGCTCTTGCAGATCTGTCCAAGGCTCTCCATGAAAGTGGTATAAAACTCGTCCTTGACATATCCATAAATCATACAGGACTTGGTCACCACTGGGTCAAAGAGGGTAAGCCCTATTATTTCAAAAAAGAAGACGGCACACTGATGGGATGGGCAGGCTATTCAGAGCTTCCGGTTCTTGATTACAGGAACGAGGAACTTAGGAATATCATCTACAAGGATGATGATTCTGTGTTAAAAAAATGGCTCAAACCTCCCTATAACATAGACGGCTGGAGATTCGACGTTGCGGATGTTCTTGCAAGAAATGATGACGTCCAGCTATCTGATGAGGTCTGGCGCGAAGTATGTGATGAGATAAGGAAAGTCAAAAAAGATGCCATCATAATAGGCGAGCACTGGGCTGACTGTAACGAATATCTTCAGGGAGATCTCTGGAACACACCTATGAACTATTTTGGCTTTGGTCGTATAGTAAGGCAGTTTGCAGGACTCCCGGATCTGTTCCTTATGCGAACAGAAGCTTTTAATAAAGTTAAGTACAAGATGACTTCACAGGATGTTGTTAGTAGGACTGATTCTCACTACAGCTCACTTCCACAGGTTATCGCTGATAGTCAGATGAACCTTTTTGACAGCCACGATGTCGCAAGAGTTCATAACTACGATGAGATATCTTTTGACAGATGGAAGAGCGTAGTAGTATCCCAGCTCTTGTGGGAAGGGATTCCATGTATCTACTACGGTGATGAGCTTGGTATAGACGGCTATACTCACCATGACAGTGGCTTCAGATTCCCAATGCCTTGGGATGATTTTAATGAAAATAGGAAAAAGCATCTGGAAGTATATAAGACTGTTACAAGACTTAGGCGCTTTGAAAGCGCATTCTCTGAAGGCGGAAGGAAAGTCTTATATGCAGACGGGTATACAATTGCTATAGCAAGGTTCATGGAAGATAACATGTACATAGGCATTATCTCTAT encodes:
- a CDS encoding carbohydrate ABC transporter permease: MNNEYKDRNFITIFTKGDIFSKLSYVFCGLANIRHGQIIKGLLFFLLEVSYIFFMFLKGGSLLYDLSTLGENTQGMAFNESLGIYEMQQGDNSMLILLYGVMAVVVSAAFIAVWLFSIYSGENARKNHMAGKHVNNFIQDVASLANENIRFLFLGIPVAGLSIFTVMPLLYMILMAFTNYDSEHQPPGNLFDWVGFTNFKTLLSAGDRLSGTFWPVLGWTLVWGFLATFSCYFGGMILAMIINSKGIKFKKFWRTIFVFTMAIPAFISLRVVATMLGERGIFNVLLQQWGFASSALPFLSNTMWARASVVIVNFWIGVPVTMLMVSGILMNIPGELYESAKIDGASPFTMFRKITFPYMWFVTTPYLISNLIGNFNNFNVIYFLTAGEPHTLDYYKGAGKTDLLVTWLYKLTKDSNDYNLAATIGIIIFVISATFTLISFSRSNAIKNEEGFQ
- a CDS encoding sugar ABC transporter permease — encoded protein: MKKIVIGLNLRHFYKALAAVIFGFISLFLPYVSRDGMRSSLIGTAFKLLAASESSKITFFVYLTIILTVISFVFGLINLFKTSVKTMKIWQCVQALSTVFWTFLIFSSKMILEAAHLQTSFMNKYLGIGFWIGLIAAYAGLVFIMKTTQTNTGYIVLTILGTIWMFPILWIILTALRAEQGYYVGYFFPHKLTLQNFINLFSNESVLPFGRWWVNTMIVAICSCVINTLIVLMTSFILSRTRFGGRKKFMNILMIIGMFPGFMSLIAVYNILKGLGLNQSLMALIIVGAAGAAMGYHVSKGFFDTIPKAIDEAAIIDGASRFQIFTHVTLPLSKSIIVYTVLGNFLGAWSDYIFPSMLFGDKQSSYTVAVGLYWLTDFRRIDTYYTQFAAGAVVVAVPIVILFVWLQRFYVEGLSGSVKG
- a CDS encoding alpha amylase N-terminal ig-like domain-containing protein; translated protein: MDKFLDSIYSDGTRGFVSDPLPRLHEKVRIRLRMLESAPVVDVMIRQMVNGAERYIPMDKVFTKGGLSYYEAVITVNEPRVSYIFAITTKDNFYFYNQQGITTYVPDYRHDFVLLADYPQPDWIKGAVFYQIFPERFCNPDAKDYTWTGKEEFFGGDLKGIISKIPYLKDLGVTAVYLNPVFSANTNHKYDCIDYFHVDEHFGGDEALADLSKALHESGIKLVLDISINHTGLGHHWVKEGKPYYFKKEDGTLMGWAGYSELPVLDYRNEELRNIIYKDDDSVLKKWLKPPYNIDGWRFDVADVLARNDDVQLSDEVWREVCDEIRKVKKDAIIIGEHWADCNEYLQGDLWNTPMNYFGFGRIVRQFAGLPDLFLMRTEAFNKVKYKMTSQDVVSRTDSHYSSLPQVIADSQMNLFDSHDVARVHNYDEISFDRWKSVVVSQLLWEGIPCIYYGDELGIDGYTHHDSGFRFPMPWDDFNENRKKHLEVYKTVTRLRRFESAFSEGGRKVLYADGYTIAIARFMEDNMYIGIISMEDEDRTIEVPLWTIGASDIEKPVDEFESMLSCKCKGGVLKIEVPAGASYIVKVKGI
- a CDS encoding extracellular solute-binding protein, yielding MKVKKLGALMMSAVLAAGFMAGCGNKDAGTGNASKDNTTQAQGETGTEDVTLKIWVPEEEVEITDQMVKNFDAEHDEFNITYEIAVVGIDEAPQAVETDADTAADIFYTPSGGVADMAAKGLLLPVTKDFDTISADLPESALTAVTVDGLTYAVPFSPNTYFMYYNKDLFTEEEVKNLDTMMAKDLGDGKWNFSTQITNSWYIESFFLGAGCTLFGPDGKDAADCSFNDENGLAAGEYLIDLATNPKYLEDADGVGGSAFKEGNLGAVTSGAWSAIEFKEALGDKLGAVALPTANIGGKEVQLSNFVDFKTITVKSNTAYPLCAQQLAVYLANPENSLTRYKEQGDVPVLKSLADSDDIKNDFVASALNDQAALATNQPSIPQMGDYWTPAQALGEGIYNGDITKANLQDNLDALVDSITGTLTE